The Mycolicibacterium fluoranthenivorans genome has a window encoding:
- the cmrA gene encoding mycolate reductase (Catalyzes the final step in mycolic acid biosynthesis.), which yields MPVPAPHPDARAVVTGASQGIGEALAAELAARGHHLIITARRGEVLAEVAERLTQRYGVTVEVRAVDLADPAARDVLCQELAGRNISVLCANAGTATFGPVAKLDPAGEKAQVQLNALAVHDLCLAVLPGMLERKAGGILISGSAAGNSPIPNNATYAATKAFANTFSESLRGELKGTGVNVTLLAPGPVRTDLPDETERSLVERLIPDFLWINTEYTAKLSLDGLEHNKMRIVPGLTSKAMSVASGYAPRAIVTPIVGAVYKKLGGD from the coding sequence ATGCCCGTACCCGCACCACATCCTGACGCCCGCGCGGTCGTCACCGGCGCCTCGCAGGGCATCGGTGAAGCACTGGCCGCCGAATTGGCCGCCCGCGGCCACCACCTGATCATCACCGCCCGCCGCGGCGAGGTGTTGGCCGAGGTCGCCGAACGCCTGACCCAGCGCTACGGCGTGACCGTCGAGGTGCGCGCCGTCGACCTCGCCGACCCGGCCGCGCGCGACGTGCTGTGCCAGGAGCTGGCCGGCCGCAACATCTCGGTGCTGTGCGCCAATGCCGGTACCGCCACCTTCGGCCCGGTGGCCAAGCTGGATCCGGCCGGTGAGAAGGCCCAGGTTCAGCTCAATGCCCTTGCCGTGCACGACCTTTGCCTTGCCGTGCTGCCGGGCATGCTGGAGCGCAAGGCCGGCGGCATCCTGATCTCCGGATCGGCTGCCGGCAATTCGCCGATCCCCAACAACGCCACCTATGCGGCCACCAAGGCGTTCGCGAACACCTTCAGCGAATCGTTGCGCGGCGAGCTCAAGGGCACCGGGGTGAATGTCACGCTGCTCGCCCCGGGGCCGGTGCGCACCGACCTGCCCGACGAGACCGAGCGGTCCCTGGTCGAACGGCTGATCCCCGACTTCCTGTGGATCAACACCGAGTACACCGCCAAGCTGTCCCTTGATGGCTTGGAGCACAACAAGATGCGCATCGTGCCCGGCCTGACCTCCAAGGCCATGTCGGTGGCCAGCGGTTACGCCCCGCGCGCGATCGTCACGCCGATCGTCGGCGCGGTGTACAAGAAACTCGGCGGCGACTAG
- a CDS encoding MFS transporter, with product MSSPVSEPRGARRSHVLSWVLYDCGATGVNAIVVTFVFSVYLTSAVGKDLPGDTTPASWLGRALTIAGIIVALLAPVTGIWVDAAHRRRRALVLLTAVVVALVASMSMIRADYHYLWAGLALLAMTAACNDLATVPYNAMLSQLTTPKNAGRVSGAGLAVGYGGSVALLLIVYVGFIAGDGGLLGLPHDDGQNVRAAMVLTALWFAAFAVPLLTRAPAPPPDDAHRPVGVVTAYRTLWAEVKGEWHRDRNVVYYLIASAVFRDGLTGVFTFGAVLGVNVYGISSATVLLFGVCACLVAAAGAVAGGWLDDRIGAKPVIVGALSLMIVVALTLLTLSGPLAFWVCGLLLCLFVGPTLSAARTQMLRISNEGKEGVAFGLYTMTGRAATFLAPALFALFIDVFDSDRAGMGGLCVVLVLGLVLMLGVRTPAHRPAGLPDRAADRQP from the coding sequence ATGAGCAGCCCCGTCTCGGAGCCTCGCGGGGCGCGGCGATCCCACGTGTTGTCCTGGGTCTTGTACGACTGCGGCGCCACCGGCGTCAACGCAATCGTCGTGACATTCGTCTTCTCGGTCTACCTGACCAGCGCGGTCGGCAAGGACCTGCCCGGCGACACCACCCCGGCAAGCTGGCTGGGCCGGGCACTGACCATCGCCGGCATCATCGTGGCGCTGCTGGCGCCGGTGACGGGTATCTGGGTCGACGCGGCGCATCGCCGCCGCCGCGCGCTCGTACTGCTCACTGCCGTCGTGGTGGCGCTGGTGGCGTCGATGAGCATGATCCGGGCCGACTATCACTATCTGTGGGCAGGTCTGGCACTGCTGGCCATGACGGCGGCGTGCAACGACCTGGCGACGGTGCCGTACAACGCGATGCTCAGCCAGCTGACCACCCCGAAGAACGCCGGCCGCGTCTCCGGTGCGGGCCTGGCGGTCGGCTACGGCGGCAGTGTCGCACTGCTGCTGATCGTCTACGTCGGTTTCATCGCCGGGGACGGCGGCCTGCTGGGCCTGCCCCATGACGACGGCCAGAACGTCAGGGCGGCGATGGTGTTGACGGCCCTGTGGTTCGCGGCGTTCGCGGTGCCGCTGCTGACCAGGGCACCCGCGCCGCCCCCGGACGATGCGCACCGGCCGGTCGGCGTCGTCACCGCCTACCGCACGCTGTGGGCGGAGGTGAAAGGGGAGTGGCACCGCGATCGCAACGTCGTCTACTACCTGATCGCCAGTGCGGTGTTCCGGGACGGGCTGACGGGGGTGTTCACCTTCGGCGCGGTGCTCGGAGTCAACGTGTACGGCATCTCGTCGGCGACGGTGCTCCTGTTCGGCGTGTGCGCCTGCCTGGTCGCCGCCGCGGGCGCGGTGGCCGGCGGTTGGCTCGATGACCGCATCGGCGCCAAACCGGTGATCGTCGGGGCGCTGAGCCTCATGATCGTCGTCGCGTTGACGCTGTTGACGCTCTCGGGCCCGCTGGCGTTCTGGGTGTGCGGGCTCCTGCTGTGCCTGTTCGTCGGGCCGACGCTCTCGGCGGCGCGCACCCAGATGCTGCGGATCTCGAATGAGGGCAAGGAGGGTGTGGCGTTCGGCCTGTACACCATGACCGGCCGCGCGGCGACCTTCCTGGCGCCGGCGTTGTTCGCCCTGTTTATCGATGTGTTCGACAGCGACCGCGCGGGCATGGGCGGGCTGTGTGTGGTGCTGGTACTCGGTCTGGTGCTGATGCTGGGGGTGCGTACCCCCGCGCACCGCCCGGCGGGTCTACCCGATCGGGCTGCAGATCGTCAGCCCTGA
- a CDS encoding MmpS family transport accessory protein codes for MTNSPRGDEPTQSFSGQLDGRPGDAYSGYPGYSGHPDPAYAGPTPYGPRPTEPIPAYPAYDPAYATNQYYGAPPPPPGGPTPPEGPQTPRWLWVVAAIAIIVVLGLVIALVIVNSSQQDTVVAPVPSLSEPAVTPTPSTTRRPTTTSTTAPSLAPSPSTSAPTTSGTEPGVTETVVYNVSGTGRAINITYVDTGGVLQTEFNVMLPWSKQVDLAKPAKGSASVSIINVGREVSCSISIDGAQVQQRSGSGLTICSPIG; via the coding sequence ATGACCAATTCTCCACGCGGCGATGAGCCGACCCAGAGTTTCTCTGGCCAGCTCGACGGCCGGCCTGGCGACGCTTACTCCGGCTACCCCGGATATTCCGGCCACCCCGATCCCGCTTACGCCGGGCCGACCCCTTACGGCCCGCGTCCCACTGAACCGATCCCCGCGTACCCGGCGTATGACCCGGCCTACGCGACCAACCAGTACTACGGCGCACCGCCCCCACCGCCCGGCGGTCCGACGCCGCCCGAGGGCCCGCAGACCCCGCGATGGTTGTGGGTCGTCGCGGCGATCGCCATCATCGTCGTCCTCGGGCTGGTCATCGCGCTGGTGATCGTCAACAGCTCCCAGCAGGACACGGTCGTGGCGCCGGTGCCCTCGCTGTCCGAGCCGGCCGTCACGCCCACCCCGTCGACCACCCGCCGGCCCACCACCACCAGCACCACCGCGCCATCGCTGGCGCCCTCGCCGTCGACCAGTGCGCCCACCACCTCGGGGACCGAGCCCGGTGTCACCGAGACCGTCGTCTACAACGTCAGTGGCACCGGCCGGGCGATCAACATCACCTACGTCGACACCGGCGGCGTGCTGCAGACCGAGTTCAACGTGATGCTGCCGTGGAGCAAGCAGGTGGATCTGGCCAAACCCGCCAAGGGTTCGGCGAGCGTCAGCATCATCAACGTCGGCCGCGAGGTGAGCTGCTCGATCAGCATCGACGGCGCCCAGGTGCAGCAGCGCAGCGGGTCAGGGCTGACGATCTGCAGCCCGATCGGGTAG
- a CDS encoding TetR/AcrR family transcriptional regulator yields MTSETPRSRAKSDRRDQLIAAAERLIAEHGYLAVRLEDIGAAAGVSGPAIYRHFPNKEALLVELLVGISTRLLNGATDVVAANPQPQDALNGLIDFHLDFALGESDLIRIQDRDLSHLPAPAKRQVRKAQRQYVEIWVDVLRRLDDSLDEADARLMAQAVFGLLNSTPHSVKTPTLTHSSRTVLRAMTVAALGSSRSLL; encoded by the coding sequence ATGACCAGCGAGACCCCGCGCAGCAGAGCCAAGTCCGACCGCCGGGATCAACTGATCGCCGCCGCGGAACGCCTGATCGCCGAGCACGGATATCTCGCGGTGCGCCTGGAGGACATCGGCGCGGCGGCCGGGGTCAGCGGTCCCGCCATCTACCGGCACTTCCCGAACAAGGAGGCGTTGCTGGTGGAACTCCTGGTCGGGATCAGCACGCGGCTACTGAACGGCGCCACCGACGTCGTCGCCGCCAACCCGCAGCCGCAGGACGCACTGAACGGGTTGATCGACTTCCACCTCGACTTCGCCCTCGGCGAGTCCGACCTCATCCGCATCCAGGACCGCGACCTGTCGCACCTTCCGGCCCCGGCCAAACGTCAGGTCCGCAAGGCCCAGCGACAGTACGTGGAGATCTGGGTCGACGTGCTGCGCCGGCTCGACGATTCCCTCGACGAAGCCGACGCCAGGCTGATGGCCCAGGCGGTGTTCGGGCTGCTCAACTCGACCCCGCACAGCGTCAAGACACCGACCCTCACCCACAGCTCCCGAACGGTGTTGCGGGCGATGACGGTGGCCGCGCTCGGGTCGTCGCGATCGTTGCTGTGA
- a CDS encoding carboxyl transferase domain-containing protein, with product MAHRDAHLALVGELRTKLAAAALGGSEKARERHVSRGKLLPRDRVDGLLDTGSPFLDIAPLAADGMYDGDCPGAGMIAGIGRVSGRECMIVANDATVKGGTYYPITVKKHLRAQEIAAQNRLPCLYLVDSGGAFLPRQDEVFPDREHFGRIFFNQATMSAAGIPQIAAVLGSCTAGGAYVPAMSDEAVIVRNQGTIFLGGPPLVKAATGEIVTAEELGGGDLHSKTSGVTDHLAHDDRDALRIVRRIVSTLGPRLDPPWDLRPVVDAVADQTELYDVVPVDSRVPYDVHEVVTRIVDGGEFAEFKAEYGTTLVTGFARIHGHPVGIIANNGVLFGESAVKGAHFIELCDKRNTPLLFLQNISGFMVGRDYEAGGIAKHGAKMVTAVACARVPKLTVVIGGSYGAGNYSMCGRAYSPRFLWMWPNARISVMGGEQAASVLATVRGDMTPEQEEAFKAPIREQYEHQGNPYYSTARLWDDGVIDPADTRTVVGLALSVVAQAPLEPVSYGVFRM from the coding sequence ATGGCACATCGCGACGCGCACCTCGCCCTGGTGGGTGAGTTGCGCACCAAGCTGGCCGCGGCCGCGTTGGGCGGCTCCGAGAAGGCTCGTGAGCGGCATGTCAGCCGCGGCAAACTGCTTCCCCGGGACCGGGTCGACGGTCTGCTCGACACCGGGAGCCCCTTCCTCGACATCGCACCGCTGGCCGCCGACGGCATGTATGACGGCGACTGCCCGGGGGCGGGGATGATCGCGGGCATCGGGCGGGTGTCAGGGCGCGAATGCATGATCGTGGCCAATGACGCCACCGTGAAGGGCGGCACCTACTACCCGATCACGGTCAAGAAACACCTTCGCGCACAAGAGATCGCCGCCCAGAACCGGCTGCCGTGCCTCTATCTGGTGGATTCCGGTGGTGCTTTCCTGCCGCGTCAGGACGAGGTGTTCCCCGATCGCGAACACTTCGGCCGGATCTTCTTCAACCAGGCCACGATGAGCGCGGCGGGTATCCCGCAGATCGCCGCGGTGCTCGGCTCGTGTACCGCCGGTGGCGCCTATGTGCCGGCGATGAGCGACGAAGCCGTCATCGTGCGCAACCAGGGCACGATCTTCCTGGGCGGCCCACCGCTGGTGAAGGCGGCCACCGGCGAGATCGTCACCGCAGAGGAACTCGGCGGCGGCGACCTGCATTCCAAGACCTCCGGTGTCACCGACCATCTGGCCCACGACGACCGCGACGCGCTGCGCATCGTGCGCCGGATCGTGTCCACGCTCGGGCCGCGACTGGATCCGCCGTGGGACCTGCGCCCGGTGGTCGACGCGGTGGCCGATCAGACCGAGCTCTACGACGTCGTCCCGGTGGATTCCAGGGTGCCCTACGACGTGCACGAGGTCGTCACCCGCATCGTCGACGGCGGCGAATTCGCCGAGTTCAAGGCCGAATACGGCACCACCCTGGTTACCGGCTTCGCCCGTATCCACGGCCACCCCGTCGGGATCATCGCCAACAATGGGGTGCTCTTCGGCGAATCCGCGGTCAAGGGTGCACATTTCATCGAGCTCTGCGATAAACGCAACACCCCGCTGCTGTTCCTGCAGAACATCTCCGGGTTCATGGTGGGCCGCGACTACGAGGCCGGCGGTATCGCCAAACACGGCGCCAAGATGGTGACCGCCGTGGCCTGTGCGCGGGTGCCGAAGCTGACGGTGGTGATCGGCGGCTCCTACGGTGCGGGCAACTACTCCATGTGCGGGCGAGCGTATTCGCCGCGCTTCCTGTGGATGTGGCCCAATGCCCGGATCTCGGTGATGGGCGGCGAGCAGGCCGCGTCGGTGCTGGCCACGGTGCGTGGGGACATGACCCCCGAGCAGGAGGAGGCGTTCAAGGCGCCGATCCGTGAACAGTACGAGCACCAGGGCAACCCGTACTATTCGACCGCCCGGCTCTGGGATGACGGGGTCATCGACCCGGCCGACACCAGAACCGTTGTCGGACTCGCCCTGTCGGTTGTCGCACAGGCTCCGTTGGAGCCGGTGTCCTACGGCGTGTTCAGGATGTGA
- a CDS encoding biotin carboxylase N-terminal domain-containing protein, translated as MSTFDVQGERSDGMFDVVLVANRGEIAVRVIRTLRAMGIRSVAVYSDPDAGARHVAEADVAVRIGPAAARQSYLDIDAIVGAAVRTGAQAVHPGYGFLAENADFAAALHAAGIVFIGPPVGAIGTMGDKIAAKAAVSAFGVPVVPGISRPGLTDDDLISGAPDVGFPVLVKPSAGGGGKGMRVVHSADELPAALVSARREAASAFGDDTLFLERFVLRPRHIEVQVLADGHGNVIHLGERECSLQRRHQKVIEEAPSPLLDAATRARIGEAACNTARSVDYTGAGTVEFIVSADRPDEFFFMEMNTRLQVEHPVTELVTGVDLVELQVRIAAGEKLPLSQDEVTLTGHAIEARVYSEDPANGFLPTGGTVLDVVEPTGTRVDSGIYAGTVVGSDYDPMLAKIIAHAEDRAGALRGLDQALAQTAVLGVTTNIDFLRFLLADADVVAGQLDTGLLDRRLPDYAPTPAGDGELIAAAAYQWLRHWAAADDNLWSVPSGWRTGERAPSVFRLRAGERIDHVRITGDLPSSPSLRSPQERSCTAVVEDGGTYSVTAGLAGRVLTVTVDGLRTEYVVAADGTQLWLAGPAGTVVVDEVREAPVRPEDEHSGDAELLSPMPGAVVALGVQDGAAVAAGAVVVTVEAMKMEHALSAPVDGVVELLVAVGDQVKVGQPLARIIAAIKETEQ; from the coding sequence ATGTCCACTTTCGACGTTCAGGGCGAGCGCAGCGACGGGATGTTCGACGTCGTTCTGGTCGCCAACCGCGGTGAGATCGCGGTCCGCGTCATCCGCACGCTGCGCGCCATGGGCATCCGCTCCGTGGCGGTCTACAGCGATCCCGACGCCGGCGCCCGCCATGTCGCCGAGGCCGATGTCGCCGTGCGCATCGGCCCGGCCGCCGCCCGGCAGAGCTACCTCGACATCGACGCCATCGTCGGCGCCGCCGTCCGCACCGGCGCCCAGGCGGTGCACCCCGGGTACGGATTCCTCGCCGAGAACGCCGATTTCGCAGCCGCACTGCACGCGGCGGGCATCGTGTTCATCGGCCCGCCCGTCGGGGCGATCGGCACCATGGGTGACAAGATCGCGGCCAAGGCGGCCGTCTCGGCGTTCGGGGTGCCGGTGGTTCCGGGCATCTCGCGGCCCGGGCTCACCGATGACGACCTGATCTCCGGCGCCCCCGATGTGGGATTCCCCGTTCTGGTCAAGCCGTCTGCCGGTGGCGGCGGCAAGGGCATGCGGGTGGTGCACTCCGCAGATGAACTTCCTGCCGCGTTGGTCAGTGCCCGCCGCGAAGCCGCCTCGGCCTTCGGTGACGACACCCTGTTCCTGGAGCGATTCGTGTTGCGGCCCCGCCATATCGAGGTCCAGGTGCTCGCCGACGGGCACGGCAACGTCATCCATCTCGGTGAACGGGAGTGCAGTCTGCAACGGCGGCACCAGAAGGTCATCGAGGAGGCGCCTTCTCCGCTGCTGGACGCGGCCACCCGGGCCAGGATCGGCGAGGCGGCGTGCAACACCGCCCGCAGCGTGGACTACACCGGCGCAGGCACGGTCGAGTTCATCGTGTCGGCCGACCGGCCCGACGAGTTCTTCTTCATGGAGATGAACACCCGGCTCCAGGTGGAACACCCGGTCACCGAGCTGGTCACCGGTGTGGATCTGGTCGAGCTGCAGGTGCGGATCGCCGCGGGTGAGAAGCTGCCGTTGAGCCAGGACGAGGTCACGCTGACCGGGCACGCGATCGAGGCCCGGGTGTACTCCGAGGACCCGGCCAACGGCTTCCTGCCCACCGGCGGCACGGTGCTCGATGTGGTGGAACCGACAGGCACCCGGGTCGACTCGGGGATCTACGCGGGCACCGTCGTCGGTAGCGACTACGACCCGATGCTCGCCAAGATCATCGCCCACGCCGAGGATCGGGCCGGTGCGCTGCGCGGCCTGGATCAGGCGCTGGCCCAGACCGCGGTGCTGGGTGTCACCACGAACATCGACTTCCTGCGCTTCCTGCTGGCCGATGCGGATGTGGTTGCCGGACAGTTGGATACCGGCCTGTTGGACCGCCGGCTGCCGGACTATGCGCCTACCCCCGCCGGCGACGGTGAGCTGATTGCCGCGGCTGCCTACCAGTGGTTGCGGCATTGGGCGGCCGCCGACGACAACCTCTGGTCGGTGCCGTCGGGCTGGCGCACGGGGGAGCGGGCGCCGAGCGTGTTCCGGTTGCGCGCGGGCGAGCGGATCGATCACGTGCGGATCACCGGCGACCTGCCGTCTTCCCCGTCGCTTCGCTCGCCCCAGGAACGAAGCTGTACCGCAGTCGTCGAGGACGGTGGAACCTATTCGGTGACAGCCGGTTTGGCCGGTCGCGTCCTGACCGTCACCGTGGACGGGCTACGCACCGAATACGTCGTGGCCGCCGACGGCACCCAGCTCTGGCTGGCCGGGCCGGCCGGCACCGTGGTGGTGGACGAGGTGCGCGAGGCGCCGGTGCGGCCCGAGGACGAACACTCCGGCGACGCCGAACTGCTCAGCCCCATGCCGGGCGCGGTGGTCGCATTGGGAGTCCAGGACGGGGCGGCGGTGGCCGCCGGCGCCGTCGTGGTGACCGTCGAGGCCATGAAGATGGAACACGCGTTGTCCGCACCGGTGGACGGTGTCGTGGAACTTCTCGTCGCCGTCGGCGACCAGGTCAAGGTGGGCCAGCCACTGGCCCGAATCATCGCTGCAATCAAGGAGACCGAGCAATGA
- a CDS encoding acyl-CoA dehydrogenase family protein: MTDFLSTGGLPDEYSQLAKTVRDFAQSVVAPVAAKHDEEHSFPYEAVAGMAEMGLFGLPFPEEYGGMGGDYFALCLALEELGKVDQSVAITLEAGVSLGAMPVYRFGNEAQKQEWLPLLASGKALGAFGLTEAGGGSDAGATKTTAKFDGDTWVINGSKQFITNSGTDITKLVTVTAVTGEAPGGRKEISSILVPVPTKGFTAEPAYNKVGWNASDTHPLSFDDVRVPAENLLGERGRGYANFLRILDEGRIAIAALSVGAAQGCVDECVKYAHEREAFGAKIGTYQAIAFKIARMEARAHVARTAYYDAAALMLSGKPFKKAASVAKMVASEAAMDNSRDATQIFGGYGFMNEYSVARHYRDSKILEIGEGTTEVQLMLIGRELGL; encoded by the coding sequence ATGACCGATTTTCTGTCCACCGGGGGCCTGCCGGACGAGTATTCGCAACTGGCCAAGACCGTCCGCGACTTCGCCCAGAGTGTCGTCGCCCCCGTGGCCGCCAAACACGACGAGGAGCACTCGTTCCCGTACGAGGCGGTGGCCGGGATGGCGGAGATGGGCCTTTTCGGGCTGCCGTTCCCCGAGGAGTACGGCGGCATGGGCGGCGACTACTTCGCGCTGTGTCTGGCCCTGGAGGAACTCGGCAAGGTCGACCAGAGCGTGGCGATCACCCTGGAGGCCGGCGTGTCCCTCGGTGCGATGCCGGTCTACCGCTTCGGTAACGAAGCCCAGAAGCAGGAATGGCTGCCGCTGCTGGCCAGTGGCAAGGCGCTGGGCGCGTTCGGGTTGACCGAGGCCGGTGGCGGCAGTGACGCCGGGGCCACCAAGACCACCGCGAAGTTCGACGGCGACACCTGGGTGATCAACGGCTCCAAGCAGTTCATCACCAACTCCGGCACCGATATCACCAAGCTGGTGACGGTCACGGCGGTCACGGGGGAGGCTCCCGGCGGTAGGAAGGAGATCTCGTCCATCCTGGTGCCGGTGCCCACCAAGGGGTTCACCGCGGAGCCTGCCTACAACAAGGTGGGCTGGAACGCCTCGGACACCCACCCGCTCAGTTTCGACGACGTCCGGGTACCCGCCGAGAACCTGCTCGGTGAGCGGGGCCGCGGCTACGCCAATTTCCTGCGCATCCTCGACGAAGGCCGGATCGCCATCGCCGCGCTGTCGGTCGGCGCGGCGCAGGGCTGCGTGGACGAATGCGTGAAGTACGCCCACGAGCGGGAGGCGTTCGGCGCCAAGATCGGCACCTACCAGGCCATCGCCTTCAAGATCGCCCGGATGGAGGCCCGTGCACACGTCGCCCGCACCGCGTACTACGACGCGGCCGCACTGATGCTGTCCGGCAAGCCGTTCAAGAAGGCCGCGTCGGTGGCCAAGATGGTCGCCAGCGAGGCCGCGATGGACAACTCCCGCGATGCCACCCAGATCTTCGGCGGCTACGGCTTCATGAACGAATACTCCGTCGCTCGGCACTACCGGGACTCCAAGATCCTCGAGATCGGCGAAGGGACAACCGAAGTGCAGCTCATGCTGATCGGGCGGGAGCTCGGCCTGTGA
- a CDS encoding MaoC family dehydratase: MTGETGPRKVVEQRGLWYEEFETGVLYLHRPGRTITEADNVLFTTLTMNTQALHLDAAFSEAQPPFHQRLVNSMFTLSTLVGLSVTQLTQGTIVGNLGFSEIAFPKPLFHGDTLYAESEVVEKRESKSRPGEGIVTFAHTGRNQHGAIVATASRKTMVRKKPQEA; the protein is encoded by the coding sequence GTGACGGGAGAAACCGGACCCAGGAAAGTCGTCGAGCAGCGCGGCCTCTGGTACGAGGAGTTCGAGACCGGCGTGCTCTACCTGCACCGGCCCGGTCGCACCATCACCGAAGCCGACAACGTCCTGTTCACCACGTTGACCATGAACACCCAGGCCCTGCACCTGGATGCCGCGTTCTCGGAGGCGCAACCCCCGTTCCATCAGCGGTTGGTGAACTCGATGTTCACCCTGTCCACCCTGGTCGGGCTGTCGGTCACCCAGCTCACCCAGGGCACCATCGTCGGCAACCTCGGATTCTCCGAGATCGCCTTCCCGAAGCCGCTGTTCCACGGCGACACGCTCTACGCGGAATCCGAGGTCGTCGAAAAGCGCGAGTCCAAGAGCCGCCCGGGCGAAGGGATCGTCACGTTCGCTCATACCGGGCGCAACCAGCACGGCGCTATCGTCGCCACCGCATCGCGCAAGACCATGGTCCGCAAGAAGCCTCAGGAGGCCTGA
- a CDS encoding HpcH/HpaI aldolase/citrate lyase family protein, with protein sequence MLDNVGPAWIFCPADRPERFAKAAASADIVILDLEDGAGDKPGAREAVVNTPLDPARTVVRINPHGSDDQRLDLEALKRTGYTTVMLPKCEAAEQVSALAPLDVVLIIETPLGALKVAETAAVSNTVGVMWGAEDLFGSLGGTANRFPDGTYRGVANHVRSQSLLAAKAFGKLALDSVYIDIKDLDGLRRETDDAVAVGFDIKVALHPNQVPVIRDGYAPSAEQVDWARQVLAAAADQRGAFAFDGTMVDAPVLRRAERIVALAPPH encoded by the coding sequence ATGCTCGACAACGTCGGACCGGCGTGGATCTTCTGCCCGGCTGATCGCCCGGAACGTTTCGCGAAGGCCGCGGCGTCCGCCGATATCGTCATCCTCGATCTGGAAGACGGCGCCGGCGACAAGCCGGGGGCCCGCGAGGCGGTGGTGAACACTCCGCTGGACCCCGCGCGCACCGTCGTGCGGATCAACCCGCACGGCAGCGACGACCAGCGGCTGGACCTGGAAGCGCTCAAGCGCACCGGCTACACCACCGTCATGCTGCCCAAATGTGAGGCCGCCGAGCAGGTGAGCGCGCTGGCACCGCTGGACGTGGTGCTGATCATCGAGACCCCGCTCGGCGCGCTGAAGGTCGCCGAGACCGCGGCGGTGTCCAACACCGTCGGCGTGATGTGGGGTGCGGAGGACCTGTTCGGGTCGCTGGGCGGGACGGCCAACCGTTTCCCGGACGGCACCTACCGCGGGGTGGCGAACCATGTCCGGTCGCAGTCACTGCTGGCGGCCAAGGCTTTCGGCAAGCTGGCGCTCGATTCGGTGTACATCGACATCAAGGATCTCGACGGCTTGCGCCGGGAGACCGATGACGCGGTGGCCGTCGGCTTCGATATCAAGGTGGCGCTGCACCCGAACCAGGTGCCGGTGATCCGGGACGGTTACGCCCCGTCGGCCGAGCAGGTCGACTGGGCGCGGCAGGTATTGGCCGCCGCGGCCGACCAGCGGGGTGCCTTCGCCTTCGACGGAACGATGGTCGACGCGCCGGTACTGCGGCGCGCCGAGCGGATCGTCGCGCTGGCGCCGCCACACTGA
- the pdhA gene encoding pyruvate dehydrogenase (acetyl-transferring) E1 component subunit alpha, translating into MADDFETVRLVAADGSATSEERYRRDLPAETLSWLYELMVLTREIDIELINLQRQGELALYASCRGQEAAQVGAAACLRKTDWLFPQYRELGVFLARGITPAQVGSVWRGSWHGGTSFTDKNCAPISIQMGAHAPHAVGAAMAAQRLGEDSVTALFMGDGATSEGDAHEALNFASVYRVPVVFFIQNNQIAISTPVSHQHGATSLAHRAAGYGVPAVRVDGNDVLACFAVMSEAAQRAREGGGPTFIEAITYRMGPHTTSDDPTRYRPDSDVEEWAGRDPIARYATYLRSAGVLTDRLSERVAGRAARMRTDLRDAVIGTPDPDIAEVFDTVYHDITPELARQRDELLVELGKES; encoded by the coding sequence ATGGCGGATGATTTCGAGACCGTGCGGTTGGTTGCTGCCGACGGCTCCGCCACGTCCGAGGAACGGTACCGGCGTGACCTGCCGGCGGAAACACTGAGCTGGCTCTACGAGCTGATGGTGCTGACCCGCGAGATCGATATCGAGCTCATCAATCTGCAACGTCAGGGTGAGTTGGCGCTGTACGCGTCCTGCCGCGGCCAGGAGGCCGCCCAGGTCGGTGCGGCAGCTTGCCTGCGCAAGACGGATTGGTTGTTTCCGCAATACCGGGAGCTCGGTGTTTTTCTCGCGAGAGGGATCACGCCCGCTCAAGTGGGCTCGGTGTGGCGTGGATCGTGGCACGGCGGCACGTCCTTCACCGACAAGAACTGTGCGCCGATCTCCATCCAGATGGGTGCCCATGCCCCGCACGCGGTCGGCGCGGCGATGGCCGCTCAGCGCCTCGGTGAGGACTCGGTGACCGCGTTGTTCATGGGGGACGGTGCCACCTCCGAAGGCGACGCGCACGAGGCGCTGAATTTCGCGTCGGTATACCGGGTGCCCGTCGTGTTCTTCATCCAGAACAACCAGATCGCCATCTCCACCCCGGTCAGCCACCAGCATGGTGCGACCTCGCTCGCGCACCGGGCCGCGGGCTACGGTGTGCCCGCGGTGCGGGTGGACGGCAACGATGTCCTGGCGTGCTTTGCGGTGATGTCCGAGGCCGCGCAGCGGGCCCGCGAGGGTGGTGGTCCGACGTTCATCGAAGCGATCACCTACCGGATGGGGCCGCACACCACCTCCGACGATCCCACCCGGTACCGCCCCGACTCCGACGTCGAGGAGTGGGCGGGGCGGGACCCGATCGCCCGGTATGCCACCTACCTGCGGTCGGCCGGTGTGCTGACCGACCGGCTCTCCGAACGGGTTGCGGGTCGGGCGGCGCGGATGCGTACGGATTTGCGGGACGCGGTGATCGGCACCCCAGACCCTGATATCGCGGAGGTGTTCGACACCGTCTACCACGACATCACGCCGGAACTGGCCCGGCAGCGCGACGAGTTACTCGTCGAGCTCGGAAAGGAGTCCTAG